The Desulfuromonas versatilis genome has a segment encoding these proteins:
- a CDS encoding bifunctional alpha/beta hydrolase/OsmC family protein: MKQKRITFPNAEGLELAALLDLPEDEQPIAYALFAHCFTCSKNLSAAANIARALCRRRIAVLRFDFTGLGESEGEFADTNFSSSLRDLVAAARYLEENHEGPSILIGHSLGGAAVLQAAGEIPAVKAVATIAAPGHPRHAARLFEGVREQIEKSGEAKVDLGGGEFTIKKQLLDDLEAQDPTEKIRNLDAALLVLHSPRDKVVGIDNAADIFKAAMHPKSFISLDPADHLLSRREDSLYAGDMIAAWAQRFLESAEQVQALPEVIDNRVTVRTGAEGFYTEMFANGYPLVADEPVSYGGSGQGPSPYDYLLAALGACTSMTVQMYARRKEWPLEDAVVRLRHEKIHAEDCEHCEEKDGKIDRFERELDLKGNLDEEQRQRLLEIAEKCPVHRTLHAEVLIDTKLREKK, from the coding sequence ATGAAACAGAAAAGAATCACCTTCCCCAACGCCGAGGGCCTCGAACTCGCCGCGCTGCTCGACCTGCCCGAAGACGAGCAGCCCATCGCCTACGCCCTGTTCGCCCACTGCTTCACCTGCAGCAAGAACCTCAGCGCGGCGGCCAATATCGCCCGGGCCCTGTGCCGGCGGCGGATCGCCGTGTTGCGCTTCGACTTCACCGGGCTCGGCGAGAGCGAAGGCGAATTCGCCGACACCAACTTCTCCTCGAGCCTGCGCGACCTGGTCGCCGCGGCCCGCTACCTGGAAGAGAACCACGAGGGGCCAAGCATCCTCATCGGCCACTCGCTGGGGGGCGCGGCGGTGTTGCAGGCCGCCGGGGAGATCCCCGCGGTCAAGGCGGTGGCCACCATCGCCGCCCCCGGCCACCCCCGGCACGCGGCGCGGCTGTTCGAGGGGGTCCGGGAACAGATCGAGAAGAGCGGCGAGGCCAAGGTCGATCTGGGGGGAGGCGAGTTCACCATCAAAAAGCAGCTGCTCGACGACCTGGAGGCCCAGGACCCCACCGAGAAGATCCGCAACCTCGACGCCGCCCTGCTGGTGCTGCACTCGCCCCGGGACAAGGTGGTGGGGATCGACAACGCCGCCGACATCTTCAAGGCGGCCATGCACCCGAAAAGCTTCATCTCACTCGACCCGGCCGACCACCTGCTGAGCCGCCGCGAGGATTCGCTTTATGCCGGCGACATGATCGCCGCCTGGGCCCAGCGGTTTCTCGAATCCGCCGAACAGGTCCAGGCCCTGCCCGAGGTCATCGACAACCGGGTCACGGTGCGCACCGGCGCCGAAGGCTTCTACACCGAAATGTTCGCCAACGGCTACCCCCTGGTGGCCGACGAGCCGGTCAGCTACGGCGGCAGCGGCCAGGGTCCCTCGCCCTACGACTACCTGCTGGCGGCGCTGGGGGCCTGCACCAGCATGACCGTGCAGATGTACGCCCGGCGCAAGGAGTGGCCGCTGGAGGATGCCGTGGTGCGCCTGCGCCACGAGAAGATCCACGCCGAGGACTGCGAGCACTGCGAGGAGAAGGACGGCAAGATCGACCGCTTCGAGCGGGAACTCGATCTGAAGGGGAACCTGGACGAGGAGCAGCGCCAACGCCTGCTGGAGATCGCCGAAAAATGTCCGGTGCACCGCACCCTGCATGCCGAGGTGCTGATCGATACTAAGTTGCGAGAGAAAAAATGA